CCTCCCCAGCTCATCTGGGTCCCCGGGGCGGTGATGAGCCCGCCCGCGGCGGCGGAGCTGGCCAGTACGGCGTCGACCTCGGCGGCGGAATCCACGTTATGCCCGAGCGTGAGGGGCGCGTTGTGGAGTTCCCCCACCGGACCGGCTTCGGCCGCCAAATGGTCGGCCCGGAAGAAGGCCAGGAGCAGGCCATGGTTGATCTGGAAGAAGACAACTTCGTCCGGCTCGTACTGCACCGGCTCCCAGCCCAGGCGCGAAACATAAAAGGCGTAGGTTACTTCGAGGTCCCGTACGCCTACGGTAACCACGGAAACGGAAGGATTCACGTCCTTGATCCTGCCATGAACCCGCGGATTGGCCGCTACCCGTGCAGCGCAGTCCAGGTTCCGCGCCGGTGCGCCCGTGGTGGTTACTCTTAAGGCATGGAAGCAGCTGAGCAGAAACCCGTTCCGGGACAGCTAGACAATGTCCGGACGGCAATTGATGAAATCGACGAGGAAATTGTCGCGCTGATCTGGCGGCGGCAGCGGCTGGTCCGGCTTGCCGGGGGACTGAAGGACAACGACGACGCCGTCCGGTCGCCCAAGCGCATGGAGGAAGTCATTGCCCACGTCCGGCACGCGGCCGAGGAGCAGGACGGCGACTGCAACGTGGTGGAACGCACCTACACGGCCATGATCGAGGCCTTCATCGACTACGAGCTTAAGGTCCGCCACGAGATGGAGACCCAGCGCAAGCTGGACGCATTCAGCCGCAGCTAGCCCGAAGCCATCCGGTAGGTTGTGCCCCATGACAACAACCGTGGCCGCACCATGAGCGGCAGCCTCCCGGCCCCGGATAACCGTTGGCGTCCGGTGGCGGCAGCGCTCGCGGACGGGCGGCGCCTGCACCTGTACGCCCGGGCCGTGCTGGCCGCCGACGACGGCGCGCCACTGGACCCGGATGATCTCACCCCAGCGGAAGCCAAGTCGCTGGCCGTGCTGACGAAGGCCGGCCTGCTCCACATCGGCGGGCGCGGCATCGAGCCCGTCCCGTCTGCCTTCGCCGACCTGCTGGCTGCCGGTGTGCGCCCTCCGGACACCTCCGCACGCCGGTTCCTGGTCAACGGGAAGCTTGAGACCTATCCCCGCAAACGTTCGGACCGGCTCGAGCTGCTGCATTTCCTGGCGGGGGAGGTTTTTGAACATGCCCGGCCTCCGGAACCGGGACTGCGGCCGGTGCTGACGGAGCAGGAACTCACCACCCGGCTGGCGGCCTTCACTGCCGACCCCGCTGCCATCCGCCGCTATCTGGTGGATGAGGGCATCGTGGCCCGGGACGCCGCAGGAACCCAGTACTGGCTCACCCGTCCCCGCCCGGCGGAAGGAATGGAATTTGCCTAGTTTCCCGGATACGGCCAAGCTCGCTGCAGTCGACGCGGCTCCCGGCACTCCCGTCGCCGTGGAAGGCCTGGTGAACTTCCGTGATCTGGGCGGGCGACGCCGGAGCGACGGCACGCTTACTCCGCACGGTGTCTTCTTCCGCTCCGAAACGGTTGACCTGATCCGGCCCGGCGGCTGGGACACCCTCCATGCGCTGGGAGTGCGTACCGTCGTCGACCTCCGCCAGCCGCCCGAACGTACACGGGACACTACCGCCCGCCCGGACTGGCTCACCACGGTTGCCGTGGACCTGGACGGTCTGGCCGGGAACCCGGAGTTCTGGGAGGGGTACTGGGACAACGGGCTGATGGGAACGCCGCTGTACTACCTTCCGCACCTCACCCGGCTGCCGGACCGCATGGGCGCCGTCCTCACCGCGCTCGCCGATGCCCCGCCGGGCGGGGTGCTTTTCCACTGCATGGCAGGGAGGGACCGGACCGGCATGACCGCCATGGTCCTGCTCGCGGCGGTGGACGCGGAGCCGGAGGAGATCCGGGAGGACTACTTCGAAACCGTCCGGAACGCGGACGCCTTCGCAGCAGCAACGGGACGGCCCAATCCGGAGGCAGAGAGCGAAAAACTGTGCGCCGGGCAGGGAACCAGTATGGACGGTGCCTTCCGTGCGGCGGTGGACGGCTTTTCGCTGCAGCGGCTCTTTGACGACGCCGGGCTGCCGGAAGCAGTCCGCACCGGCATCCGCTCCTGGCGGGGAGCAGTTTCCGCCAAGCCTTAACGCTGCTCTGCTACTCCGACGTTCCCGCTTCGAGGATCGACACGATTGAGAAGAGCGTAAAGCAGACAGCTCCGAGTCCAACCAGCACGTGCGCGGGGACAAAGAACGCCGGGTCTGTGCCTGCGGCCTCAAAGAGGAACGCGGCGAAGAACAGGCAGGTGAGCGCTGTTCCGATGGGCATCAGCGGGATGCGGTTGGCCAGGGCAAACGTGCGGCGCCAGACGAGGGCGAGCAACAGCACCTTCGACAGGATGCTGAAGCAGATCAGCCCGAGGCCGATCAGCACACATCCCGGGGCCAGCCGATAGGGCTCGTGTGAGCTGAACAGCACGAATAGCCCGAGCAGCACATTGACCGTGCCTGCGGCAGCGACGAGCCTGGGCCAGGCTAAACGTTCACCATCGCTGAATTCGTTGCGCACCTGGCGCACGATGCTCGCGACCAGGGCGATCAGCGACGTGCAGATCGCCGACAGGCCGATCAGGACGTGCCCGGCAACGAATCCGGGAGTATCTCCGCGCACCAACAGGCCGGCCGCGAGGGAGAAACCGGCGACGGCGGCCACAACCGGGACTGCGAGCAGCACGGCGCCGATGGTGCGGGAGTGGGCACCTTCCGGCGGGCCGCCCTGAGGCTCGAGCAACTGAGCTGACTGGATGAGAGTGAATTTTGTGGACGCAGCCGCGACGGTGCTGACGCACGCGGCGACGAAACCGACGCCGATCACAACGAAGCCCGCCGTGAGGTTCTCCGCGGTGTTCTCCCGGTTGGCTAGAACGATGCCCCAGATGATGGCGGCGGCCGCAGCCGCGTAGCCGGAGAGCGGCAGGATGATCGCCCACACGCGCCCATAGCGGTTGATGAGCTGCCTGATGATGGTGGCCGCCGTAGTGAACAGTGCATAACAGATGGAGGTCAGCCCGACGTTGACGTGTCCGGCGATAAAGTGATCGGCATCGTTCGGCCCGGCCAGGATGTAGAGGCCAAAGGACAGGCAGACGGCGCCCATCAGAAGCGGTATGGCGCGGAAAATGACACTTATTGTACGGTTCATGGCGTACCCCGAAGGTGATCCCGTGCGGCTTCGACATCATGGCCGGTCCGCGGTAGTGCCAGTGTGCGCCTGTCCTCCCCGCGGAACAACGCCGGGGCAGGGAGCAGTTCCTTAGGCTATGTACCTTCACGCCCTCCACCGCCACGACGCTTGTCGCTACCGCGGGCATGGGTGCCCGCCGCCGCCCGTTGACTTGGCAGGACGGCGGGCGTCGAATGGAAGTTCCAACCGGGCTGCCTTCATCCGGCGGAAATTTCCCCAAGGAGGAGTGCATGGCTGACAGGTTTGCTCCCCACGGAGCCACTGCAACACATCCGGTTGCGGGCATGGCCGGTGCCATGGGTGCCCCGGTCAACGCCGTCCCCCTGGTTGCACATACGCCGCCTTCCCAGACAGCGCCACCCACCGGCGGGGCCACCGCACGGGGCGGCACTGATCTGGAAGATGCTGGTCTTCAAGACGCCGGTACGGGTGATGCCCCCGGGCATTCGCGGCGCCAAATCGCCGTCATCTTCACCGGCCTGATGCTGGCGGTGCTGATCGCCGCCCTGGACCAGACCATCGTGTCCACCGCCCTGCCCACCATCGTGGGGGACCTGCAGGGAATGGACCACCTGTCCTGGGTGATCACCGCCTACCTGCTGACCTCCACCATCGGACTGCCGATCTACGGCAAGCTCGGGGACCTGCTCGGACGCAGGAACATCTTCATTTTCGCCATCGTGGTCTTCCTCGCCGGCTCCGCCCTGTCCGGGCAGGCGCAGAGCATGGCCGAGCTCATCACCTACCGTGCGGTCCAGGGCGTGGGCGGCGGCGGGCTGATCATCGGTGCGCAGGCAATCATCGGCGACATTGTTCCCGCCCGCGAGCGCGGCAGGTACATGGGACTGATCGGAGCGGCATTCGGCATTGCCTCCGTGAGCGGACCGCTCCTGGGCGGCTACCTTACCGACTACTGGTCCTGGCGGTGGGTCTTCTACATCAACCTGCCCATCGGCCTGATCGCGCTCGCAGTCATCATCGCCGCCCTGCATCTGCCGCGCTCGGACCGCAGGGGCATCCGGCTGGATTATGCCGGAGCCGCCCTGCTGGCCATCGGCAGTGCCGCCCTGGTGCTGCTGACCAGCTGGGGCGGGAACAACTACGCGTGGACCTCACCGACCATCCTCACGCTGGGAGCGGTGGCCGCCGCCGCCGTCGCAGTCTTCATTCCCGTGGAGTTGCGCGCACCCGAACCGATCCTCCCGCTGCGCCTGTTCAGGATCCGCAACTTCCTGATCTGCACGCTGGTGGGGCTGGCGGTGGGGCTGGCCATGTTCGGCTCCATCGCCTACCTGCCCACCTTCCTGCAGATCGTCAACGGGGCAAACCCCACCATGTCCGGGCTGATGATGCTTCCGATGACGGCGGGGCTGCTGACCACCTCCATAGGCACGGGGCAGCTGATTGCCCGGACCGGCAGGTACAAGATCTATCCGATTCTGGGGTCCCTCACCATGGTCGGAGGCCTGCTGCTGCTCTCACGCATTTCCAGTACGACGCCGTACATCCTCACCGCACTCGGCATGTTCGTGCTGGGGCTGGGAATCGGCGCCCTGATGCAGAACGTGGTGCTGATTGTGCAGAACAGCGTCCCCGCCAAGGACATGGGCACAGGGGTCTCCACCGCCAACTACTTCCGGCAGATGGGCGGGTCGCTGGGGATTGCCCTCTTCGGCTCCCTGTTCATCCGGCGGCTCAATGACCAGCTGGTCTCCGCCCCGCCGGGTGCCGGCGACGAGGCCTCCGGAGGCGCCAACTCCATCAGCCCGGACAGCATCAGGGCGCTGCCTGTCCCCGCCCAGGACTTCATCAAGTCCGCCTTCGGCGAGGCGCTGCCGCCGATCTTTCTGCTGGGGGTGCCGATCCTGGGGGCGGCCTTTGTCCTGACGCTGTTTATCGTGCAGCAGCCGCTGGCCCGGACGGCACGGGTGGACGTGGACGGGAACCGGTAGTCGGGACGCCCGGCTCCACTTCGATCCATCCTGCATGTGGTGTCGCTTGTCCCCGGCTGGTCGTACACTGGTGGCGGAGCTATTCGAACATATGTTCGAATTGGTTGCCAATGGATAACCAACGGATAACCAGAGGGTGAGGACGTCGGCGCAGAGCAGACGTACCGGGGCGGGGAGGAAGCTGAATGGGTGTCTTCAGCGAAGCAATAGAGGTGGTGTGCTCGCCCGCGGGCCAGCCTCTCCGGATCGTCTGGGGTGGACGCACCTACAAGGTGGGGGCCGACCCGGTGCGCTGGTATGAACGCCGCAACTGGTGGGAAGAGGAAACCCGCGCTGAACGCGGGCGGGGAGCCGGACTGGTGGATACCGAGATCTGGCGGGTCCAGGCCCGTGCCAATGACCGCTCCGACCTGCGCACCCTGGACCTCTCACACCATGTCCGCAGCAACCGCTGGCGCCTGATCCGGATCCACGACGCCCTGAGGGACAGTGCCTAATGGAAGACGGCGCCTAAACAATGAGCTTCATCCACCTGCACGCAGCCACCGCCTTCAGCGCCCACTACGGGGTGTCCTGGCCCGAGGAGATGGCACAGGCAGCAGCGGCAGACGGCGCTGATGCGCTCGCCTGCACCGACCGGGACGGACTCTACGGAACGGTCAAGCACCTGCGCGCCTGCATGGAGGCGGGAATCGATCCCATCGTCGGCGTGGACCTGGCCGTGCTGGATGCAGCCAATGCCGTGACGGGCCGGGTTGTCATCCTCGCGCACGGGCACAACGGGGGTGCGGGCTACCGTGCACTGTGCCGGCTGATCTCCGCCGCGCACGCTGCGACCTCGGCTTCCCGGGCGCGTGCCGGCAAACCGGTGGGCATCACTGTGGAGCAGCTTGCCGGGTATGTCTGCACCGAGGGGGAGAGTACAGGGGAGGGGGAACCGGTCCTCACCGTCCTGGTGGGGCCCCAGTCCGACGTCGGCCAGGCCATGCGCAGCCGCAGCTACGCCGTCGCCCGCACCCTGTTCACCCGCTGGCGCTCGCTGATCCCGGCCCGGGCGCTCGCCGTCGAGGTGGTCACCCATCTGTCCGCGCCGGGGGAGAACCTCAGCCTGGCCCACGCCGTGCGGATGTTCCGCCTCGCCGATGAGATGCGTGTGCCGGCCATCCTGACCAACGCGGTGAGGTACGTGGACGAGGACGGCGCCGCCACCGCGGACGTGCTCGACGCCGCGCGCTCGCTGACTTCGCTCTCCCACCTTCCGGACCGGCAACCCAACGGGCAGGGATGGCTCAAGGGCACACGGGAGATGACCGCACTTGCCCGGGAAGTCAGCTCGGAGGCGGACTGCGGTTCCTCCGGCGCCGTAAAGATGCTCGCCGACACTGCGGCGCTCGCGGACCTTTGCCGGATAGACCCCGTGGCGGACATGGGCTGGAAGCAGCCCGTAGTGCCCGAAGCCTCGGTGATCGGCATTGAAGCCGAACCCATGATCGAACTGCGCCAGCGCTGCGAGGCGGGGATTACCCGGAGGCTGCGTGCCCGGGACTCCATCGCCGAAGCCGAACTGCGCAACCGGCTCGAACACGAGCTGGGCATTATCGAGCGGCTGGGCTTCGCCTCGTACTTCCTCACGGTTGCCGAAGTCTCGGCCATGATCACCGGCATGGGGGTACGCGCCGCGGCCCGGGGGTCGGGAGCGTCCTCACTGGTGAACTACCTGCTGGGCGTCAGCCACGTGAATCCGCTGGACCACGACCTGATCTTCGAACGCTTCCTGTCCCGGGACCGCTCCACACTGCCGGACATCGACATTGACGTTGAAAGCGCCGAGCGGCACAACGTCTATCACCGCATCTTCGAACGCTTCGGCTCCGAACGGGTCACGCTGATGAGCATGCAGAACGGCTACCGTGCCCGGGGAGCGGTGCGCGACGCCGGCCTGGCGCTGGGTATGCCCGAGGAGGAGATCGGCGCTGTGGCTAAACAGCTGTGGCGTTTCTCGGCCCGCAACTTCCGCGAGGCGCTCGCCGAAAAGCCCGAACTGCGGGAATTCTCCGGCCAGGTGGAAAAGAACCAGCAGCTGGACCTGCTGGTGGACCTCACCGAACGCCTGGACCGGCTGCCCCGGCACATCTCCATGCATCCCTGCGGCGTGATCCTGGGCGACACCTCCCTGCTGGACCGCACCCCGGTGCAGCCCAGCGGCCTGGGCCTGCCCATGTCCCAGTTCGACAAGCACGACATGGACCCCATGGGCATGCTCAAACTCGATGTGCTGGGTGTGCGGATGCAGAGCGCCATGGCCTTCGCCGTGCGCGAGGTGGTGCGGGTGCATTCCTCCCGCGAGGAAGTCATTGCCGCAGGCCGGCACCGGGAGGGGGAGGACCTGCCGGATCCGGAGTTCATCGAACCCGACGGCCGGATCAACCTGGACGCCGTGCCGTTCGACGACGAACCCACCTACGAACTGATCCGCAGCACCCACACCCTGGGCTGCTTCCAGATCGAATCACCGGGACAACGCGAGCTGGTGGGCAAGCTGGCGCCGCGGGAATTCAACGACCTGATTATCGACATTTCCCTGTTCCGGCCCGGCCCGATGAAATCCGACATGGTCCGGCCGTTCCTGGAGCACCGGCACGGCTGGTCCCCGGAGGTCTACCCGCACGAGGCGCTGCGTCCGGTGCTGGCCGAAACCCACGGCGTCACCGTCTTCCATGAGCAGGTGCTGCGGACACTGAATGTTTTCACCGGGTGCGGGTTGGCGAAAGCGGACGAACTGCGCCGCCTGCTGGGCAACGAAACCGCCGAGCCGGGTGTGGAGGAATACTTCCGCAGCAAGTCCGCCGCCCGCGGCTACACAGCGGAAACCATCGACAAGGTCTGGGACACGCTCAAGGCCTTCGGCAGCTTCGGCTTCTGCAAGGCCCACGGGGCGGCGTTTGCCGTGCCCACCTACCAGTCCGCATGGTTGAAGGCACACCACCCGGCGGCGTTCCTCGCCGGGATCTTCGAGCATGATCCCGGCATGTACCCGCGCCGGCTGCTGGTGGCCGAGGCGCGGCGGATGGGCATCCCCATCCTGCCGCTGGACATCAACCGCAGCGGCGAAACCTACCGGGTGGAGCGGCTCGACGACGGCCGGCTGGGCATCCGGCTGTCCCTGGCCGGAATCTACGGGTTGTCCGCCGTCGAGCTGCGGCGTATTGCCGCCGGCCAGCCCTATGACTCCCTGGCCGACCTGCGTGCCCGTGCCCGGGTCTCCCGGCCCACGCTGCGGCGGCTGGCCCAGCTCGGGGCATTCGACTCGCTCAGCAAACAGATCGGCTCCGAGGGCAGCCGGGCGGACCTCATCCAGTACCTGGACGCCGCCCCGGCCAAGTCTGCGTCCCGGAAGCATGATCCGATTCCCGGGCAGCTTGCCCTGCCGCTGGGGGATACCGAACTGGCGAACCTGCACCACCACCTGCCCGAACCGGGGCTGCGGGAAAAGGTCCGCACCGAACTGGATCTGTTGTCCGTGGACGTCAGTGCGCACCTGATGGAGAGCTACGGGCCGCTGCTGCGCGGACTCGGTGTCACTGCCTCGGAGGCGCTGATGGACCTGCGGAACGGGACCGAGGTGCTGGTCGCCGGCATCCGGGTGGCCACCCAGACTCCACCCATGCGCGGAGGACGCCGGGTGGTGTTCATCAGCCTTGACGACGGCACCGGCTGCATTGACTGCACGTTCTTCCATGAGGCGCAGGAAAAATCCGGTCCATTGCTTTTTGGCACGGAACTGCTGCTGGTCCGTGGACTCACCCGCCGCACCGGGCCCAGGGGCATCAGCCTCCAGGCGCTGGAGGCATGGAACCTGGCGGACACGGACTCACTTCCGGTGCCCGGCCGCCAGCGCGGCATGTTGGTGGGGCCGGTCCGCGGCGGATAACATCGGTACGGGCGGAAGTACGGCCGTGTCCAGGCCGTGCAGCAGACGCCGTACAACGAAATCTAGGAGACAACCGTGTCAGTGCCAGAGAATTTCACCCTCATCGTCGACGGCGAAGAGACCACGGTGGATACTGGCACCACCGGTGCGCAGCTCTTCTTCGACCGGCGCGACGTCGTCGTGATGCGCGTCCACTCCGTCCTCAAGGACCTGGATACCCCGCTGGAGCAGGGCGACGTCGTAGAGTCCGTCACCATCGAGTCCGAAGACGGACTGAATGTGCTGCGCCACTCCACCGCGCACGTGATGGCCCAGGCCGTGCAGCAGCTGCGCCCCGATGCCAAGCTGGGCATCGGCCCGTACATCAAGGACGGCTTCTACTTCGACTTCGACGTCGCCGAGCCGTTCACCCCGGAGGACCTGAAGACCCTCGAGAAGATGATGCAGAAGATCATCAACTCGAACCAGAAGTTCGTCCGCCGCGTGGTCAGCGAAGACGAAGCCCGCGAAGCCATGGCCAACGAGCCGTACAAGCTTGAACTGCTGGGCACGAAGGACGGCGCCGAGGAAGCCGGCGAAGGTGCCGGCATCGAGGTCGGCGCCGGCGAGATCACCATTTACGACAACGTGGACCGCAAGTCCGGCGACGTCGTCTGGTGCGATCTGTGCCGCGGCCCGCACCTGCCCAACACCAAGCTGATCTCCAACGCCTTCGCCCTCACCCGTTCCGCCGCCGCCTACTGGCTCGGCAACCAGAAGAACCAGCAGCTGCAGCGCATCTACGGCACCGCCTGGCCCACCAAGGACGCGCTGAAGGCCTACCAGGAGCGCCTGGCCGAGGCCGAGCGCCGCGACCACCGCAAGCTGGGCACTGAGCTGGACCTGTTCTCCTTCCCGGATGAACTGGGCTCGGGCCTGCCGGTGTTCCACCCCAAGGGTGGCATCATCCGCAAGGCCATGGAGGACTACTCCCGCCAGCGCCACACCGAGGCCGGCTACGAGTTCGTGTACACCCCGCACATCACCAAGGGCCACCTGTACGAGGTTTCCGGCCACCTGGACTGGTACCGCGACGGAATGTTCCCTCCCATGCACGTGGATGAGGTCACCGATCCCGAAACCGGTGAGGTCACCAAGCCCGGCCAGGACTACTACCTGAAGCCGATGAACTGCCCCATGCACAACCTGATCTTCCGCTCCCGCGGACGGTCCTACCGCGAACTGCCGCTGCGCCTGTTCGAATTCGGTTCCGTGTACCGCTACGAGAAGTCCGGCGTGATCCACGGCCTGACGCGCGTGCGGGGCATGACCCAGGACGACGCCCACATCTACTGCACCCGCGAGCAGATGAAGGACGAGCTGACCACCACGCTGAAGTTCGTGCTGGACCTGCTCAAGGACTACGGCCTGGATGACTTCTACCTGGAACTGTCCACCAAGGACCCGGAGAAGTATGTCGGCTCCGACGATGTGTGGGAGGAAGCCACCCGCACCCTCGCCGAGGTGGCCGAAGCCTCCGGCCTGGACCTGGTCCCGGATCCGGGCGGCGCCGCCTTCTACGGCCCGAAGATCTCCGTCCAGGCCCGCGACGCGATCGGCCGCACCTGGCAGATGTCCACCATCCAGCTGGACTTCAACCTGCCCGAGCGGTTCGAGCTGGAGTACCAGGCTGCCGACGGCACCCGCCAGCGCCCGGTCATGATCCACCGCGCCCTGTTCGGTTCCGTGGAACGCTTCATGGCCGTGCTCACCGAGCACTACGCCGGTGCGTTCCCCGCCTGGCTGGCACCGGTGCAGGTGGTGGGTATCCCCGTGGCCGAAGCGTTCAATGACTACATGTTCGACGTCGTCGACAAGCTCAAGGCCCACGGCATCCGCGCCCAGGTGGACACCGGAACCGACCGCTTCCCGAAGAAGATCCGCACCGCGTCCAAGGACAAGGTTCCGTTTGTCCTGATTGCCGGGGGCGACGACGCCGAGGCCGGTGCCGTCTCCTTCCGCTTCCGCGACGGCAGCCAGGACAACGGCGTGCCCGTTGAAGAGGCCGTCAAGCGGATTGTCGAAGCCGTCCGCAACCGGGATAAGTAAGGGCGGCGGGGACGCTATGCGGGAACAGCCTGACGACGCCGCGGTGACGGACAAGTTCGAACTCGCCGGCGTCCCCGACGCGTTCCAGCGGCTCTGGACTCCGCACCGGCTGGCCTACATCAAGGGCGGGCAGAAGCAGGTCTCCTCCAAGGAGACCTGCCCGTTCTGCGCCGCACCGGAGCGGACGGACGAGGAATCGCTGATTGTCCACCGCGGCCGGCACGCCTTCGTGATCCTGAACCTCTTCCCGTACAACGCCGGCCACCTGCTGGTCTGCCCGTACCGGCACGTGCCCGACTACACGGACATTGACCCGGAAGAGACCGCAGAAATTGCGGCCCTGACGCAGACCGCCATGCGGGTGCTGCGCAAGGTGTCCAGCCCCACCGGCTTCAACCTGGGCATGAACCAGGGCGAAACCGGCGGGGCCGGGATTGCCGCCCACCTGCACCAGCACATAGTTCCGCGCTGGGGCGGGGACGGAAACTTCCTGCCGATCATTGCGCAGACCAAGGCCATCACCCAGACCCTCGGCGAGGTGCGCCAACAAGTGGCAGATGCCTGGCCCCAAGAGGGCTCCAGCCCGGACAGTGAGGACTGATACGTGCTCAACAAATACGCACGGGGATTCTTCACTGCCGTCTTCACCCCGCTGGCAAGCTGGCTGCTCCGCCGCGGGGTAACCCCGGACATGGTCACCATTGCCGGCACGCTCGGCGTGATGATCGGCGGACTGGTCTTTTATCCCCTGGGTGAGCTGTTCTGGGGAACCATCTTCATCACCGTCTTCATCTTCTCCGACGTGGTGGACGGGATCATGGC
This window of the Arthrobacter sp. zg-Y919 genome carries:
- a CDS encoding HIT domain-containing protein, whose amino-acid sequence is MREQPDDAAVTDKFELAGVPDAFQRLWTPHRLAYIKGGQKQVSSKETCPFCAAPERTDEESLIVHRGRHAFVILNLFPYNAGHLLVCPYRHVPDYTDIDPEETAEIAALTQTAMRVLRKVSSPTGFNLGMNQGETGGAGIAAHLHQHIVPRWGGDGNFLPIIAQTKAITQTLGEVRQQVADAWPQEGSSPDSED